DNA from Sulfurihydrogenibium sp.:
TTGCTCAGAGCCAACCGGCTTTACCATAACATAGTTATCATCCGGATGAACTTCTGTTAGAAATGCTCTTTCATACTTAATTCCAAATTTGTCGTAAACTGGCTTTAGTGGAAACTGGGTTTTCTCAACTGGCATTTGGCCAACACCAACCCAAATTAGAGATGGAATGTAATTGAAAGTTTCGTTAGGTGTAACCACTGTTATTTCGTGATTACCATTTTTTGGCTTGAGCCTGTCTGCCAAAATAAGTGCTGCATAATGTCCTGCAAATCCACTTCCTGCAATTACAATTTTTGCCATGACAACCTCCAAATTTTTTAAAAAGTTTAATAATTTTATCATACACCTATAAACATTAGTTAGCAACAACTAACTGAGATAAAACAAGGGCAAGTTTAAAAACAAATAATAAGAAAAATCATTGATTTTCATCAATATTATGATAAATAATATCGAAACCTTGGGGTGAGAAATTAGCGGTTTTTATAAGAATTTAAGAATGAGATCCTTCGGACTTACGTCCTCAGGATGACGGAGAACGATCTAATGGTATAATTCTGAATCCATTGGTGTCATTCTGTAGCCAGCGAAGAATCTCCTGTTTTTATTGAATTTCTCACCCGACGTATAATATCGAAAAAGGAGGTGCACAACAGTTGCTATTTTCTGTAAAAAAGTGTAAAAAAGTGTATATTGACAATACAAAAACAAAAAAGTGTAGAATTGTAAATAGCAAGAAAAGAGAGTGATTAAAGATGACAACACTCCAATGCCTGCTTGAATTCCAAAATACGCAAGATAGAGAAACTATATTAGATTTAATGCGTAGATTCTCATCTGCTATGAGATATGCATACCAGAGATTATTGGAAGGCGAAAAAAGAAAAGATCTAAAAAAGACACTATCAAAACTATTTAGCATAAACACAAGATACTCAGATGATGCAATACTCTTAGCACAATCCACTATCTCATCATGCAAAGAAAGAGGTCAAAATCCAAAAAAGCTTGTATTTGGCTCAAGAAAAGTATTTGAGCAACTAAAGAGAAACCATTTAACAGGAAAAAGAAGAAAACAGTTAAAAGCAAAATGGAAAGAAAGCAGGCAGGGAAATTTATATTCAAGAGGAGATAAATCAAAGCAGGGAAATCTAAATTTAAGATTTGAGTGGATAGATAATGAGCTTTACTTAAGAATAAACATAGGAGACAGACAGTATATCTATGCAAAGGTAATTAGAGATGTTAAAAGAAAAAATGACAAATGGATAGATTTTATGTTTATGCTGGAAAATGCATACAAATACGAAGAATGGTTTCCATATTCAGTCAGACTAAAAGTAAAAAACGGCAATGTATATGCTTTTATATCTATTGAAGAAAAAATACCACCTATAAAGATCAAGAAAGACAACGGAATAATAGGCATAGATGTAAACGCATATCCATTTCATTTAGCATTAGCTTTTGCAAGTAAAGACGGAAATTTAGAGAAATATCAAAGCATTAATTTAAACGAATTATTAGAAGTAAACTCAGAAAAAAGACAATACTTAGAATGGCAAATAGCACATAGGATAATAGAGATAGCAAAGGAAGAGAAAAAAGCAATATCTATTGAAAACTTAAATAAACTACCAAAAGGCAAAAGAGGAGATGGATTT
Protein-coding regions in this window:
- a CDS encoding IS200/IS605 family accessory protein TnpB-related protein, whose product is MTTLQCLLEFQNTQDRETILDLMRRFSSAMRYAYQRLLEGEKRKDLKKTLSKLFSINTRYSDDAILLAQSTISSCKERGQNPKKLVFGSRKVFEQLKRNHLTGKRRKQLKAKWKESRQGNLYSRGDKSKQGNLNLRFEWIDNELYLRINIGDRQYIYAKVIRDVKRKNDKWIDFMFMLENAYKYEEWFPYSVRLKVKNGNVYAFISIEEKIPPIKIKKDNGIIGIDVNAYPFHLALAFASKDGNLEKYQSINLNELLEVNSEKRQYLEWQIAHRIIEIAKEEKKAISIENLNKLPKGKRGDGFTKLRRRMQKWSYKRLLEKIEVLARRNGIELVKVNPAYTSVIGKLKYAPQYNIDKDIAGAYVIARRGLGFKEKLPKNYKELLNDTDFLSYTIAKIEDN